A genomic region of Gemmata massiliana contains the following coding sequences:
- a CDS encoding DUF72 domain-containing protein: protein MAQAKTVNAIYLGCAGWALRKEHADEFPGKGTHLTRYAGRFPAVEINSSFYKPHKPATYMKWAASVPEHFRFAVKVPKEVTHSRRLVGTEDVLDRFLPEATALGEKLGPLLVQLPPSLEFDADVAEGFFGVLRDRFDGHVVLEPRHPTWFQSRAERLATKFRVARVAADPAIIGEAGEPGGWDGMAYYRLHGSPKVYYSPYGDSYLAALTEELTAAATSAAVWCIFDNTAEGAATMNALGVLGRASARSE from the coding sequence GTGGCTCAAGCCAAAACGGTAAATGCCATCTACCTCGGCTGCGCCGGGTGGGCTCTTCGCAAGGAGCATGCGGACGAGTTCCCGGGCAAAGGCACGCACCTCACGCGATACGCCGGGCGGTTCCCGGCGGTGGAGATCAACTCGTCCTTCTACAAGCCGCACAAACCCGCCACTTATATGAAGTGGGCCGCGTCGGTGCCGGAGCACTTCCGCTTTGCGGTCAAGGTGCCGAAGGAGGTGACCCACTCGCGGCGCTTGGTAGGCACGGAGGATGTGCTCGACCGCTTCCTGCCAGAAGCCACCGCGCTCGGCGAAAAGCTCGGGCCGCTGCTCGTTCAGCTACCGCCGAGCCTGGAGTTCGACGCTGACGTTGCCGAAGGATTCTTCGGAGTGCTGCGCGACCGGTTCGACGGGCACGTCGTCCTTGAGCCCCGGCACCCGACGTGGTTCCAGAGCAGGGCCGAACGGCTCGCGACGAAGTTTCGTGTTGCCCGCGTCGCGGCCGACCCGGCGATCATCGGAGAAGCTGGAGAGCCGGGCGGGTGGGACGGGATGGCCTACTACCGGCTGCACGGTTCGCCGAAGGTGTACTACTCGCCCTACGGCGACAGCTACCTCGCGGCTCTAACCGAGGAGCTCACCGCTGCGGCGACGTCGGCGGCCGTGTGGTGCATCTTTGACAACACCGCGGAAGGGGCCGCGACTATGAACGCCCTCGGCGTTCTCGGCCGGGCCTCGGCCCGAAGCGAATAA
- a CDS encoding GP88 family protein produces MATIRSLLALGNAKLGRAIHHFDLAAVHTCPGRSKTCEAACYATRGRFHTTLVRDRLRWCLAQSKRPDFASRMVHEVRGKGALVVRVHVSGDFYDPEYAGKWLSVFRRCPAATFYFYTRSWRVAEVVPVLEQATALENVRAWYSADVETGLPDPLPERVRVAWLQTDPDEPVAGNLVFRDEPVRGTRPRTALPVVCPNETPAGHRFGVNCGNCGHCWKA; encoded by the coding sequence ATGGCCACGATACGTTCGCTGTTGGCCCTGGGCAACGCCAAGCTCGGGCGCGCGATACACCACTTCGACTTGGCGGCGGTACACACGTGCCCCGGGCGCTCGAAGACGTGCGAGGCGGCATGTTACGCCACGCGCGGGCGGTTCCACACCACCTTGGTGCGGGACCGGTTACGCTGGTGCCTCGCGCAGTCGAAGCGCCCGGACTTCGCGTCCCGCATGGTGCACGAGGTCCGGGGCAAGGGTGCGCTGGTGGTTCGGGTCCACGTGTCCGGGGATTTTTACGACCCCGAATACGCGGGCAAATGGCTCTCGGTGTTTCGCCGGTGCCCGGCCGCCACGTTCTACTTCTACACGCGCTCGTGGCGCGTGGCGGAAGTGGTGCCGGTGCTGGAACAGGCCACGGCGCTCGAGAACGTCCGCGCGTGGTACTCGGCCGATGTCGAAACGGGGCTGCCTGATCCGCTCCCCGAAAGGGTGCGGGTGGCGTGGCTCCAGACGGACCCGGACGAACCGGTCGCGGGGAACTTGGTGTTCCGGGACGAGCCGGTTCGGGGCACGCGCCCGCGCACAGCCCTGCCGGTGGTGTGCCCGAACGAGACCCCGGCCGGGCACCGGTTCGGGGTCAACTGCGGCAACTGCGGGCACTGCTGGAAGGCGTGA